DNA from Gavia stellata isolate bGavSte3 chromosome 16, bGavSte3.hap2, whole genome shotgun sequence:
GCTGGACCTCAGCTCAGACTTGACTTTAGCTGGGAATGCAAGGAGGTTTCCTGAGGCTGCAGTTAGCAGAGTTCTCTATGGCATTAACCATGGTCCCCCACAAAATGTCCAGCAGCCAAGTAACCAGATGACTGTCATATTCACTGCCTGCAGTAAAACACAGGCTGTGGCCCAGGATCCCTGCCCTTGTCCCAGGTCGTGATGCCAGGACATCTGCTCAGTGCACATGCTGTGTTGTCTGCAGACTCTGGCCTTCCCACCAAGTCCTTTCTGGGGCTGAGGCCTCTTCCAGAAGAAGAGTCATGCCTTACTGTAGGTTGAGCTTGctatttgctttaaaacatcTCTGTTACCTTGGTTTGGCAGCAAATGGTGTTGGGTGTGCAGGTCAGGCAGGATGGGGAAGGGTGTACAGCAGTAGGAGAACGATGGGTCCCTCGTGTGCAGGAGGGCGGTGGGATCTCTGAGAGGGACCCAGAGCTGGGTCATTGCTGGGCTCTGCGGGGGAGGTGAGCAGTGCGGGCTGGGTGTTGCGCTCCTGTGTGCAGCCCCCACTGGGTAGGGGGGCAGTTACCTACCCTTGAACCTGTCTGGGATGAGCTGAAGAGCTGTGCATGGGAACTGCCTGTCCAGCTACTGTGTGTTTGGGCAGGGGTGAAAGCGGATGCCTTTGAGGATGAGAAGGCACCCCTGCAATGGGGAACAGCAGAAGAACCTGTCTGCGGTTATTCTTGTCTTCCATGAGCCACTGTCTCGTGGCAGTCATGCCTCATGCTGGAGGATTACAAACTTCCGAGCACTCTTTGTTTCTGCCTAATTTAATTGTAGATGTTCTCTCTACCCATGGAAATGTTGAATCCATCTGAGCCTTTGGCCTCAATTACCTACTATTACAAAGCATAATTAAATGATGGAATTCAGTATACTGTCAAAAAAATTTCCTTAGCGAGGTTTTAACATAATCAGATGTCCCTTTGTTCTTTCACTGAGAGAGCAGGGTAGCATACTGAACTTATCTCCTCAGTCCGTGTTTTGTTTCTAAGCTGTCTTTACATGTCCACATGAGAGGACTCATAGGCCCCAttggtttttcttctctgttgaGTGGATGTGTCTGTGGCTCTAGAAGGAGAATGTGATACATCTACCCAGGCTTGGTAGGTCAGTTGTACTAGCTGGCCTGCTGTGGGCAGAGAGGCAGCTTAGCTCCCCAGGAATTGGAAAGAGACAGAAATCgcaaacagcaaaaaatctTGGCAGACATCTGCTAGTTTCTCTTCCATGCTTGAAACTAGAGAGGGGAGAAACTGGATGCAGCTGAAGCATCTGTTTGAGTTCATAGTTAATGACTTGTTCCCTCTCCCCCAGGTCAACGATCGGCGCATCCTTGATGGGATGTTTGCAGTTTGTGGTGTCCCAGACAGCAAGTTCCGAACGATCTGCTCCAGTGTTGACAAACTGGATAAGGTACGGGCTGGAGCCCTGGGctgcaactgctgctgctggagttTCAGTGAGTCTCTGTCCCTCTGGGCTGCTCTTACCATGGTCCATGAGAACTGGCTGGAAAATGCTGATAAACGTTGAGCTGTTCTTGTTGCCCCCTTCCTCTGGAGGGGAGGCATGCAGGGCATGGCAGTCACATAGGAAAACTGGATCCTATGCTTTCTTCTCTAGTATCCCATGAGGTCCTGACAAATGGAAATGAGGAAGGGAGAAATGTTCTTCCCATGGGAGGTTCAACATCCCAAACCTTAGCCTTCTTAAGGTGCTGCTGCTTATGAACCAGGATCATGAAAACCTGCTCCCAGACTGGGCCAGGGCATTGAAACGccttttcaaatgcttcagGTTCAGTCGGATGGTGTGAGGAATCACAGTTATGTCCTGGAATCacagaacagcccaggttggaagggatctcgaaagatcatctagtccaatctcTACTAAAATTTCAGACCTCAGTTGCAAGGCGAGCGTGATATAAATGGTAAATCTCTGTGGTAATGCAGGAGTATAGAAGTGCAATCATAAGGGATAGTCTGTAATCGTAGCCTGTAAGGCAGTTAGCTTGCAGGTGACAGGGCCAAGTTAAATGGAAATCCACAAGTGAGTAGGCTGCCAGAGTTGTTGTGTTGTCCAGGACCCTATTCATAAATACTGTCCTGCAAGCTGGTGGTATTCTTGATTAGTGATGTGATTCTAGCATCCCTGCCAAGGACACGAAGTCTGCAGCATGTGTGTGTTGCTGGCCAGGCTGTTTCAGCGTGATCAGGGCACCACTGGACAGCATGTGCCTCTGGCTTTTTGTGGGACCCTCAGGAGGtggtgaggagcagcagggagacaGCAAAGAGAAGTGAGGTGGACGTGTATGGATGAGGTTTCTGTATTTTACCTGGAAGTAGAGAAAAGGATTTGGAATGAGAAGGAGTAAGATCAGAAACACGGACCTGAAAAATAACCCCAGCAGCATATTCCTGCCTCCTGGGCAGGGGAAGGCTGGTCTGTTTTGGTGTTGCACTGCACTGTGTGCCCTCACATCCTGTCTTCACACTCATCTGTGGCTGCCGTGAGTGCAAGCATGTTTTGCTAGGAACAGGGCTCCTTGGGGCTGGCCTGTGCAGCATTCTAGCAGGGTGGACACAGTCACAGGGACAACGTGCTGCTCAGTGCTGTAATCTCTCTTCCCGGTGCTGTGAGACTGTGATAGCCCATCCCACATCTCCTGGTCACGTCATTCACACCGCTGCTGATTTGGGCATGCAGCACAGGTACTTTTATAAAATGTGCTGTGTGTAGACATTGCTGTTTGTATGGCTTACTCAAGTTTGGTGTGACAGAGAACAGCCCCCTGTATGTGCAGCTGTTTCTGTAAGACACAAGGCAGGAGGTACCCACAGGTTTGTGCTCAGCAAGCTGCCTCAAGAGCACTGGCTGTTGTGAAGGTCTCTAAGGGATTCAGGCCCTTATGTGGTCTtttgggaggaaggagaggtgcCAGTACACTTCTTATTTGCAGCTAATTGCCTTGGCCTTAGGCCCTAGTCAGATAAAAGGATGCTGGAGATCAGTCCATAAATATCTCCACTAACATTAGTCTATATTAGTCCTCCACTAATAGCTAAGGAAGAGGAACCTTAAAATGAAGCGCAGTCTGAAAACCCAGTTTTCTTGTCTTGGGATCCAAAGTAGAATTTGGaggcgtgtgtgtgtgtctgtggaACACGCTGGTTGTGGGATGATTGCTTAAAGCAGTGGTCCTAACCTTCTGTTAAACAAAGCGGCCTTGTATGACATCTCATATGTTCATGTTGCTTTGTTCAAGGACgaactgtgtttttctttggagGCCTTGTTTGATGGCCAACTGAAGTCAACTAGAGGAAGGCTCACTTAAAGTTCTGTTAGCAGTGAGATCTATTGCAAAGACATGACCAAAATGTAGGTTTTGGGACTGTGTATGCGTGGAAAAGCAACAGGAAGGGAGGATTGGCCTTTTTTAGAATGGGATCATTTCCTTGGTTTTCTACTGAAATGCTGTGATTTATCTCAGTGCAGCCGGATGTGATCAAGACTTTGGTCAGTTTGGTCAACAGGTTATTCTGCTTACATTGGATTTTTGTGTCACCTAGCCATCTCCTCATGCCTTTCCAGGTGGTAGGCATGACAAGCAACACTTTCTTGGCTGGTGTTTATGACTAAGTACCCAACCAGGGAAACCACAGCAGCAAGACATCTCTCAAACTCAGTGCTTGCACAGTACAGGTGTTCGATTTTTGTCCAGAAATCAAAACCAAAGTATTTGTCCTGGAGCTTCCAAGGTTTTGGGTCGCTTTGCTGACTGCAGGGTTGGGATGCAAACAGATGGTGCAGAGGTACAAGAGATTGAGTTATGACCATGCCCTGAGAGCatttcatctgctgcttctctcatgCATCTCTTAACCACCCTGACACTGATGGGGTTCTGCAGTGTCAAGATGTGTTGAGGGCAGGTATGTCTGTTCACCTGCATGGAGCAGGACCACCAGAGACCTTCCCCAGGACAGACCATATTCCTGGGGCAGTGGCTGATGTTCTTCTCTCCCCTCGCAGATGCCGTGGGAGGAAGTGAGGAGCGAGATGGTAGGAGAGAAGGGGCTCTCTCCCGAGGCTGCGGATCACATTGGGGAGTATGTCCAGCTTCACGGTGAGTGCTGTGGGGTCAAGCCCTTGACCTTGTTCTTCCAGGCCAGGCAGGGCCAGTGACAGAGGGGTGCAAGGCACGTACACGGCTGGCTGGGCCCGTGGTTGTGGGTGCTGCTGCGCTGACAGACCTGAGGCATGGTTTGTTCCCACAGGTGGCCTGGACCTGATCGAGCGGCTTCTCCAGGACCCAAAGCTGTCCCAGAACAAGCTGGccaaggaggggctgggggacatgAAGCTGCTGTTTGAGTACCTGACCCTGTTTGGCATCACAGGGAAGGTGAGGAGGTGcggaggcaggaggggatgcTGCCCTTGTGGCTGGGCCCCCCGAGTGCGCCCAGTGACGGGGCTTCCCTTGTGTCCCACAGATCTCTTTTGACCTGAGCCTGGCGCGGGGTCTGGACTATTACACGGGGGTGATCTTTGaggctgtcctgctgcagcaggagaacGACCACGTGGAGGAGCCAGTCAGCGTTGGGAGCGTGGCTGGAGGCGGTCGCTACGATGGGCTGGTGGGGATGTTTGATCCTAAGGGACGGAAGGTGCCCTGTGTGGGGGTCAGCATTGGGATCGAGCGGATCTTCTCCATCCTAGAGCAGAGAGTAGAGGTAGGTGCCTTTGGTGCTCAACTAAGCATGGAGGAAGGGCAAGGATTTACATCCTCCCTGTGTACCCCCAGTCCAACAGATACTGAAGTGAGTCTTCCTTGCTGCAGTCTTTGATGGAGAAGCCAGCCAGGCCCCTactgtgctctgcagcaggagtCAGAACCAGGACgttatcttctgttttctctggcTTGAGAAATGATCTCTGGGGCTCCCACTGGAGACAAGACCCCTCTTCCAGCAGCCCTTGGAGGTGgctttttcagctgcagctggaggggacACTTCAATTCTCAGTGCTACTAGGTACCCAGGTCAGGTGCCTTAGTGTTCCCCACTGCATTAAGCATCCGTGTGACCCCACGTTCTCCTTGGCAAGCTGGCACTTCTCTACAGGGAGAAGGCAGCCTCGCACATGTACCTGTCCTGCCCAAGGCACTACAGAGACCAGACAGGGATCAGATGTCGCAGGACAGAGAATGCAGTGCCTCTAGGGGGTTCCCAGATACCTTTTTCCTATTTCCCCCCTCCTCAGAGTTGCTCTACCAGTGGGCTGTCCTCAGTCCCATTCAATGTGTGTTAAAATAGGCCTTTGTAGGCTCCCACAACACTGCTGCACATttccgccccgcccccccccagaGGCCTGTTGTGGGGAGTTCTCTCCTGGCAGCCAGACACAACCAGGATTTCTAAGTGGAAACTGAATTCTTCCCCCACCACCTCCAGTCCTGGCCAGGTTCGTTCCTCTGCAAGTGACCTTTCAAAGAACtcttttcagtgaaagcagCGCAGGAAAATGCCACCTTGAGTATCCAACTTCTGCCATGGAGCAGGTGGCTCCTGACAGTGCTGGAGCATCTCAGCTCGCTGCTGTTAATCTAAATTATAGTTTCCATCCCAGCTGtagagcaggcagctgcctctgtCCGGTTTCTGCTGAGCTTGCTGCTACTGAGCTGCTCAGAGCAGATCTCTGGGAGGCTTTTGGGTGTGGAGGAACAGTCTctaggcagaagctggcagggaAATCGCTCATTCTCAGCACATCCTTCAGTCTGTGCATGCCTGCAGTGCAGGAGGGAGGCTGTGTTAAGCCCCCATCGTGGAACAACTGCAGAAGATGAGCttctgctccagcgtggggtctgTGGAGCTTCCCTGACTCTTCTGAGTTTATGCTGTTCATCTCACTGAGCCTGATCCTCATCACTCCTAAACTGATGGGCCTGGGGTGGGGACCCTTCCTGCTCATAGGGTCTTAGATACCTCTGTATGTCCATGGCATCTTTTGAGTCTTGTCCTCTCTCTAGGCCTCTGAGGAAAAGATCAGGACAACAGAGACACAGGTGCTGGTGGCTTCTGCCCAAAAGAAGCTCCTTGAAGAGCGGTTGAAGCTCATCTCCGAGTTGTGGGATGCTGGAATCAAGGTATGATCAGGTGATGGCAACGTCAGGAGCTGCCTGGTCCGCTCTCTGTGCCAGGAATGGATGAGATCTGGGTTTGCTTTGGGAGGAAGGAGTCATAGGGAAAAGGTGGGCAGCAGATTACCTTTGTTAATGGAGCCTGTCTCTTCTTGGTGTTCTGAATCAGATGTTCTCCAGGAAGGGCTGGGCAGCATGACTTGGTTAGCCCTGTAACACTGCAGGGGCTGCTCTGGCTGCGTCTGTATCTCAGAACAGATTCCCAAAGCAGGCAACACTCCAGTCCCTGAAGCGTGGCTGCTGGGATACTAtgctgcttccaaaaaaaagcaaaaaccgTGGAGCCTTGCAAGGAGGAGAGTGGCGCCAGGGAGGAGCCTGGGCTGTGTTTTCTGCAGGCCGAAGGCAAGCTGTGTGGCAgggccctgctccctgcctgctgcaggcagactCCCTGAGTGGAGAATGCCTGGGTGCTCTGTCGGGCCCCTGACCCTGTAGGGACACTGCAGGCGTCAGCCCCGGTCTGATACAGACTAGAGCTAATGACCTGGTGTTTTCCCAGGGTAAGCAGGGTCTTGTGAGTACCTTTGAGCTGTGTTGCATTATCCGTTAGCTGTAATGTCCGGCCTTCTCCATTAGCCCATCTTCTCCCCCACCGCACACCCCCACGCTCACCAGACAGCAATTAGCAGACTGGCCCAGCAGTGCCTGCTTCGGGGGTGCAGAGAAACAGGCCAGTGCTGATGGTGATGTTCTGCTCTCGTTCTCTTTCAGGCAGAAGTGCTGTACAAGAAGAACCCCAAGCTGCTGAATCAGCTGCAGTACTGTGAGGATACAGGCATCCCTCTTGTTGCCATTGTGGGTGagcaggagctcaaggatggAGTTGTCAAGCTGCGGGTCGTGGCAACCAGGGAAGAGGTGAGGCCCATGGTAGCTTGGCGTGAGGGGGGTGGCTACTTGACCCTTGATCCCAGCTCAGGCCAGCCCTCCAGACCCATCCGTACCCTGCTCTGTAGTGGTCCCATCGAGTTGTACACGGCAAGGTGGCTTTGCAGGCCCACATTTTGAGTGTAGTGCCCAAAGGGCAGATCAGAGGAGTAAGGCACTTCCACCTGATGTGAAAAGCCTCCGAGGCTCAGGAAAGCTGCTTATGCAGAAGGTGTGGTGAGGGGGAGGCTCTCCACACACAGTAGGCAGCGGGGTGCAAGCCAGGGCTGGCAGACTGAAGGTGAGGGCTGTGGACTGATGGTGGTGGCCTTGTGGGTGCAATTTTGGAGACTGGGCGAGGTGAGTCTTCTCAGCCCCTCTTGACTTGCTGTGGAGTGTGTGCTCTAGGGTCAGTTTGCCACCAAGCTCCCTATCACAGGTTCTCAGGATTTTATACATTGGCTTCCTCATGAGATCTTTTCAAACAGTGGTCTCTCCAGGGACTTCTGAAACACCCCATGGTCCAGTTCCTCATCCCGTGCAGTTTCCCAGTGCTGCAGAGCACTGTTGTCTCCAGCTCTGGAGGGTCTCCCATCACGTGGCCTCCTTGTGAACTTCCAGCTATTCCTCAGTTCAGGAGCCTGGAGTGTGGGGGGGTGATTTAGTGGGTTGTATGGCTGCTTGCGCTTTCCTTCCAGGGCACGGGACCATCGCTGAAGGTCCTGGAGATGCCCTGTTGGAACGAGTGGGACTAGTGCTGATGTATGCACTGGTCTTGGCTTTGGAACTAGTAGGAGACTGGGAAGAGCGTTGCTCTCACGGTCTTTGGGCAGGAGAGGGCTCGGCAGGGTCGCAGGCAGGTGCTTGCTCTCACAGGTTGAGCTCCGCATGTGCTGCAGCCCACTCCATCC
Protein-coding regions in this window:
- the LOC104257061 gene encoding histidine--tRNA ligase, cytoplasmic-like translates to MAEEAAVRAQAEAVRRLKQDKADPDEIAKEVAKLLEMKAQLGGDEGKHKFVLKTPKGTRDYSPKQMAIRERVFNAIVTCFKRHGAEVIDTPVFELKETLTGKYGEDSKLIYDLKDQGGELLSLRYDLTVPFARYLAMNKITNIKRYHIAKVYRRDNPAMTRGRYREFYQCDFDIAGQFDPMIPDAECLKIVHEILGDLQLGDFLIKVNDRRILDGMFAVCGVPDSKFRTICSSVDKLDKMPWEEVRSEMVGEKGLSPEAADHIGEYVQLHGGLDLIERLLQDPKLSQNKLAKEGLGDMKLLFEYLTLFGITGKISFDLSLARGLDYYTGVIFEAVLLQQENDHVEEPVSVGSVAGGGRYDGLVGMFDPKGRKVPCVGVSIGIERIFSILEQRVEASEEKIRTTETQVLVASAQKKLLEERLKLISELWDAGIKAEVLYKKNPKLLNQLQYCEDTGIPLVAIVGEQELKDGVVKLRVVATREEVNVRRESLVEEIRMRTSQP